Proteins encoded together in one Flavobacteriales bacterium window:
- a CDS encoding thioredoxin family protein, translating into MRLPSLALLLAPALIPGGLMAQNTTTAPAAGPAINWVSLEQAQAATKKVPKPILVDVYTNWCGPCKMLASRTFTDPKLVEYVNTHFYAVKFNAEGGDPVTFKGQSFKNPQYNPAAGGGRNGTHELTYAIANVEGRIAYTKVAYLNENLDVIAPVQGYLTPQQIEPILKYIGEGAYKKQDYASYQTSFSPGW; encoded by the coding sequence ATGCGCCTCCCCTCCCTCGCCCTGCTGCTGGCCCCCGCCCTGATCCCGGGTGGCCTGATGGCCCAGAACACCACCACCGCCCCGGCCGCCGGCCCGGCCATCAACTGGGTGAGCCTGGAACAGGCCCAGGCCGCCACCAAGAAGGTGCCCAAGCCCATCCTGGTGGACGTGTACACCAACTGGTGCGGCCCCTGCAAGATGCTGGCCAGCCGCACCTTCACCGACCCCAAGCTGGTGGAGTACGTCAACACCCACTTCTACGCGGTGAAGTTCAACGCCGAGGGGGGCGACCCGGTGACCTTCAAGGGCCAGAGCTTCAAGAACCCGCAGTACAACCCGGCGGCGGGCGGCGGCCGCAACGGCACGCACGAGCTCACCTACGCCATCGCCAACGTGGAGGGCCGCATCGCCTACACCAAGGTGGCATACCTCAACGAGAACCTCGATGTGATCGCCCCGGTGCAGGGCTACCTCACCCCCCAGCAGATCGAGCCGATCCTGAAGTACATCGGCGAGGGCGCCTACAAGAAGCAGGACTACGCCAGCTACCAGACGAGCTTCAGCCCGGGCTGGTGA
- a CDS encoding SprB repeat-containing protein, whose protein sequence is MTIQLSPSDHNGYAISCFGGRDGHIDLTVSGGSPPYTYEWSTGASTQDVSDLAAGYYRVAVYDSDTGSVEGEITLNEPEQLIGTATAFEYPNEYNVSCHSCYNGSIDAGAVGGVGPYTYAWLDGPTVEDRSGLGARDYSVVVRDANGCEAERVTLHLREPQRNDWTMNGNAGTIPGPHYIGTSDNMDVVFKSNGIERFRLLASGEVKLNSPGMGAGPLYRDADGILRAGSLPVALPLPATPCALTLGSYPLVDQHWRIDGNVFLFPQCDPELMPRIGSRTPNPISFITNDETRMVLTGEGKLGIGTVPPTGPIDQYRLFVEDGIVTRDVMVKLGTWPDYVFDEDHELPSFDALRQFLRENKHLPGIPSAFELEEQNGVEVGDMQRRLLQALEEQALYILQLEDRVKSLEKTSN, encoded by the coding sequence TTGACCATCCAATTGAGCCCGAGCGACCACAACGGCTACGCCATCTCCTGTTTCGGTGGGCGCGATGGCCACATCGACCTCACCGTGTCCGGTGGAAGCCCGCCTTACACCTACGAGTGGAGCACGGGTGCCAGCACCCAGGACGTTTCGGACCTGGCGGCCGGGTATTACCGTGTGGCCGTGTACGACAGTGATACGGGCAGCGTGGAAGGTGAGATCACATTGAACGAGCCGGAACAACTGATCGGCACCGCCACGGCCTTCGAGTATCCGAACGAGTACAACGTGAGCTGCCACTCCTGCTACAACGGCAGCATCGACGCGGGCGCGGTCGGCGGCGTGGGGCCGTACACCTACGCGTGGTTGGACGGCCCCACCGTGGAGGACCGCAGCGGGCTGGGCGCGCGGGACTACAGTGTGGTCGTGCGCGACGCCAATGGCTGCGAGGCGGAACGGGTCACCCTCCACCTACGCGAACCACAGCGGAACGATTGGACGATGAACGGGAACGCCGGTACCATTCCAGGGCCGCACTACATCGGCACCAGCGACAACATGGATGTGGTCTTCAAGAGCAATGGCATAGAGCGCTTCCGGTTGCTGGCGAGCGGCGAGGTGAAGCTGAACAGCCCGGGCATGGGTGCAGGGCCGCTCTACCGAGATGCGGATGGGATCTTGCGGGCAGGCTCACTTCCTGTGGCCCTTCCCCTGCCGGCGACACCCTGCGCGCTTACGCTGGGCTCTTATCCGCTCGTGGACCAGCATTGGCGGATCGACGGGAACGTTTTCCTGTTCCCCCAATGTGATCCGGAGCTCATGCCGAGGATCGGGTCACGGACACCGAACCCGATCTCGTTCATCACGAACGACGAGACGCGGATGGTGTTGACCGGTGAAGGCAAACTGGGCATCGGCACGGTGCCGCCAACCGGGCCCATCGATCAGTACCGTTTGTTCGTGGAGGACGGTATTGTGACGCGCGATGTTATGGTGAAGTTGGGCACGTGGCCGGACTATGTGTTCGATGAGGATCATGAGCTGCCTTCCTTCGATGCGCTGCGGCAGTTCCTGCGCGAGAACAAACATCTGCCAGGTATCCCTTCGGCATTTGAACTGGAGGAACAGAACGGCGTGGAGGTGGGCGACATGCAACGAAGGTTACTGCAGGCGTTAGAAGAGCAGGCGTTGTACATTCTGCAGTTGGAGGATCGAGTGAAGTCTTTGGAGAAGACATCCAATTGA
- a CDS encoding T9SS type A sorting domain-containing protein: MIFKVDYSDLNNVVVTDLTGSTNTWGALPNIGVDWESLTLERGSDGGMYVATDVGVYFLNEKLKASGDGWQLVGTNLPHVNCKGLEISYQANRIRAGLVGRGLWEHHLWCPEVEDLTFVAPHANNAFVEATSSIASEALIDPGLDISYRAGSGVRLLPGFHASQGAEFHAFIHPCDIPGNSFKNLQEGNGTIASLDGKGMVDAQGLLIFPNPSTGCIVIRSQPGSRITSVQAYDQTGRSVPVSILNASNEIEWDIQINAEMGVYVVKVGFADGRAHVGSVCIER, from the coding sequence ATGATCTTCAAGGTCGATTACAGCGATTTGAACAACGTGGTGGTCACCGACCTAACCGGCTCAACCAACACGTGGGGCGCACTGCCGAACATTGGGGTGGACTGGGAGAGCTTAACCTTAGAGCGCGGCAGCGACGGTGGCATGTATGTGGCCACGGACGTTGGGGTTTATTTCCTCAATGAAAAACTGAAAGCCAGCGGGGATGGCTGGCAGCTTGTGGGGACGAACTTGCCCCATGTGAACTGCAAGGGATTGGAGATCAGTTATCAAGCCAATCGGATCAGGGCGGGCTTGGTCGGACGAGGTCTGTGGGAACACCACCTGTGGTGTCCGGAAGTTGAAGATCTGACTTTTGTGGCTCCGCACGCCAACAACGCTTTCGTAGAGGCCACAAGTTCGATTGCCTCTGAAGCTCTCATAGACCCCGGTCTGGATATTTCCTATCGAGCGGGGAGCGGGGTTCGCCTTCTTCCTGGGTTCCATGCATCACAAGGTGCGGAGTTCCACGCTTTCATTCATCCTTGCGACATCCCTGGCAACAGCTTCAAGAACCTTCAGGAAGGAAATGGCACCATTGCATCATTGGATGGAAAGGGGATGGTGGATGCTCAAGGCTTATTGATCTTCCCGAACCCTTCAACAGGCTGTATCGTGATTCGGTCGCAGCCAGGGTCGAGGATCACCTCGGTGCAGGCATACGATCAAACAGGCCGGTCGGTACCGGTCTCGATACTGAATGCGTCGAACGAGATAGAATGGGACATACAGATCAATGCTGAAATGGGTGTCTATGTAGTCAAGGTAGGTTTTGCAGATGGCAGAGCGCATGTTGGCTCAGTTTGCATCGAACGATGA
- a CDS encoding T9SS type A sorting domain-containing protein, which produces MTLKAQFKALPDSTAIWNFRMYDTWQGLFDWRRTYLLPGGVPDTTINGQDYQSLSWYWDTGTWLEEFGGGLRESGSGQVFYYHPNTEQEHLLYDFDVSVGDSVLGVWVAGTDPANGFTTTMYVTGVDTIILGGQARKRIGIQNIGVMGGPTGYWWIQGIGGSAGLLETAGEPILDVVYGLECMSSNDTVWWSWGPVGAPGACSPNGVPEHVAFPVVVGPNPGTGRYTLYGSTLPAQMIVLDPQGREVLRTRTHNIDLSAHPPGLYTVVVTTDQGRQAVRLVHDPH; this is translated from the coding sequence TTGACCCTGAAGGCCCAGTTCAAGGCATTGCCAGATTCAACTGCTATCTGGAATTTCCGGATGTACGACACTTGGCAAGGGTTGTTCGATTGGAGAAGAACCTACTTGTTGCCAGGAGGTGTTCCGGACACGACGATAAATGGCCAGGACTATCAGTCATTGTCTTGGTACTGGGACACTGGAACGTGGCTTGAGGAATTTGGGGGAGGGCTACGGGAGAGTGGATCAGGCCAAGTGTTCTACTATCATCCGAATACGGAACAAGAGCATCTCTTATATGACTTTGACGTTTCTGTGGGCGACTCAGTGCTTGGGGTATGGGTCGCTGGCACTGATCCTGCCAATGGCTTCACGACCACCATGTACGTCACCGGGGTCGATACGATCATTTTAGGCGGCCAAGCAAGAAAAAGGATTGGTATTCAGAACATTGGTGTGATGGGCGGACCGACTGGGTATTGGTGGATACAAGGAATTGGAGGGTCGGCCGGATTATTGGAAACTGCTGGTGAGCCGATTTTGGATGTGGTTTATGGACTCGAATGCATGAGCAGTAACGATACGGTGTGGTGGTCCTGGGGGCCTGTAGGGGCACCCGGGGCTTGCTCTCCCAACGGTGTGCCTGAGCACGTGGCCTTCCCGGTGGTTGTGGGTCCAAACCCAGGAACGGGTCGGTACACCTTGTACGGCTCGACGCTTCCAGCCCAGATGATTGTACTGGATCCCCAAGGCCGGGAAGTGCTGCGGACCCGCACGCACAACATCGACCTTAGCGCTCATCCACCTGGCTTGTACACGGTGGTGGTAACTACCGATCAAGGACGGCAGGCGGTGCGCTTGGTGCACGATCCACATTAG
- a CDS encoding MATE family efflux transporter, which translates to MARLFDLLRESLRGEEQDYTAMGVRRAIVLLSIPMILEMGMEALFALVDTYFVSKLGVVGTATITLTETCMVPVYSIAWGLGMGITAVVARRTGEKDRDGTRAAAGQSFLIALVCGLLLAVPAVLFAGPLLRMMGAASDVLVVAVPYARLMFASNLVVTLLFALNAVFRGAGNPGIALRTLAIANGINIVLDPLFIFGIGFFPELGVQGAAVATTIGRSCGVLYLCWNFFRSDGGLAVSLPDLRPMRGVIMGILKVSLGGVGQFLIASLSWVFLVRIVADFGTEAVGGYGVAVRIIIVALLPGWGMANAAATLVGQNLGAGQPDRAQRSAWLCGHYNMVFMVLVTIFFWAAAPWIVSFFDQGPEADGYSILAMRVISLGYFFYGYGMVLAQALNGAGDSLTPTWLNVICFWAMEIPMAYLLAITFGLGPLGVFASVAICESVLAILSAVVFQRGRWKQVRV; encoded by the coding sequence ATGGCCCGCCTCTTCGACCTCCTTCGTGAAAGCCTGCGTGGCGAGGAGCAGGACTACACGGCCATGGGCGTGCGCCGCGCGATCGTGCTGTTGAGCATCCCCATGATCCTGGAGATGGGCATGGAGGCCCTGTTCGCGTTGGTGGACACCTACTTCGTGAGCAAACTGGGCGTCGTGGGCACGGCCACCATCACGCTCACGGAGACCTGCATGGTGCCGGTGTACTCCATCGCCTGGGGCCTGGGCATGGGCATCACCGCCGTGGTGGCGCGGCGCACGGGCGAGAAGGACCGCGATGGCACGCGCGCGGCGGCGGGTCAGAGCTTTCTCATCGCCCTGGTGTGCGGGCTGCTGCTGGCCGTGCCCGCCGTGCTGTTCGCCGGGCCGCTCCTGCGCATGATGGGCGCCGCGTCGGATGTGCTGGTGGTGGCCGTCCCCTATGCCCGCCTCATGTTCGCCAGCAACCTGGTGGTCACCCTGCTCTTCGCGCTGAACGCCGTGTTCCGTGGCGCAGGCAACCCCGGCATCGCCCTGCGCACGCTGGCCATCGCCAATGGCATCAACATCGTGCTCGACCCGCTCTTCATCTTCGGCATCGGTTTCTTCCCGGAGCTCGGGGTGCAGGGCGCCGCCGTGGCCACCACCATCGGGCGCAGTTGCGGGGTGCTCTACCTGTGCTGGAACTTCTTCCGCAGCGATGGCGGTCTGGCCGTTTCCCTGCCCGACCTGCGACCGATGCGCGGGGTGATCATGGGCATCCTCAAGGTCTCGCTCGGTGGCGTCGGCCAGTTCCTCATCGCCAGCCTGAGCTGGGTCTTCCTGGTGCGCATCGTGGCCGACTTCGGCACCGAGGCCGTGGGCGGTTATGGGGTGGCCGTGCGCATCATCATCGTCGCGCTGCTGCCCGGCTGGGGCATGGCGAACGCCGCGGCCACGCTGGTGGGACAGAACCTCGGTGCCGGGCAGCCCGATCGCGCCCAGCGCAGCGCCTGGCTCTGCGGCCACTACAACATGGTGTTCATGGTGCTGGTCACCATCTTCTTCTGGGCCGCCGCACCATGGATCGTGTCCTTCTTCGATCAGGGCCCCGAGGCCGATGGTTATTCCATCCTGGCCATGCGCGTGATCAGCCTCGGCTACTTCTTCTACGGCTACGGCATGGTGCTGGCGCAGGCGCTGAACGGTGCGGGCGACAGCCTCACGCCCACGTGGCTCAACGTGATCTGCTTCTGGGCGATGGAGATCCCCATGGCCTACCTGCTGGCCATCACCTTCGGGCTCGGGCCGCTCGGGGTCTTCGCGTCGGTGGCCATCTGCGAGAGCGTCCTGGCGATCCTCAGCGCCGTGGTCTTCCAACGCGGACGCTGGAAACAGGTGAGGGTTTAG